The following proteins are encoded in a genomic region of Streptococcus cristatus AS 1.3089:
- a CDS encoding nucleoside phosphorylase — protein sequence MLLEEFEDVAGVIEPTDRQIMDKGEVCETIILSFNGEILQRLIESEEVYQGGYLKNLNAQFPWYVYNYDGNQVAIMTALIGAPMVVGQLEELAARGFKNFIVLGSCGVLDRSIEADKIILPAAALRDEGTSYHYAPPGDEVAYDESLLVKLEAIFDKYDIEHIRTKSWTTDAFYRETPEKVKRRLAAGAQVVDMEASAIMAWSQFRKTKVYQFFYTADYVDHHNRIWDARHEERTADAMTFFIIALTIAKELERN from the coding sequence ATGCTCTTAGAAGAGTTTGAAGATGTAGCTGGGGTTATTGAGCCAACAGATAGGCAGATTATGGACAAGGGTGAGGTTTGTGAAACTATCATCCTGTCCTTTAATGGAGAAATTCTGCAACGTTTGATTGAGTCAGAAGAAGTCTATCAAGGAGGCTATTTAAAAAATCTTAACGCTCAATTCCCTTGGTATGTATATAATTATGATGGAAATCAAGTTGCGATCATGACTGCGCTTATTGGAGCTCCGATGGTAGTCGGCCAGCTGGAGGAGTTGGCGGCCAGAGGCTTCAAGAATTTCATCGTTCTAGGTTCTTGTGGCGTTTTGGATCGTTCAATTGAGGCGGACAAGATTATCCTGCCGGCTGCTGCTTTGCGAGATGAAGGAACTAGTTATCACTATGCCCCACCGGGTGATGAAGTCGCTTATGACGAGTCTCTGTTAGTTAAGCTTGAAGCTATCTTTGACAAGTACGATATTGAGCATATCCGCACCAAGTCTTGGACGACTGATGCTTTTTACCGAGAAACTCCTGAGAAAGTCAAGCGTCGCTTAGCTGCTGGTGCCCAAGTGGTGGACATGGAAGCATCGGCGATCATGGCTTGGAGTCAATTCCGCAAGACCAAGGTCTATCAGTTCTTCTACACAGCTGACTATGTGGATCACCATAACAGAATCTGGGATGCCCGCCATGAAGAGCGGACAGCTGATGCCATGACTTTTTTCATTATCGCTTTGACAATAGCAAAGGAACTAGAAAGGAACTGA
- a CDS encoding dihydrofolate reductase family protein, producing MAVYFYGCITMDGYLADSQHRIDWLHQLGSVEDTGYDDFYRQMDITIMGKRTFEEIQDLQDVESFYQATENYVFTHDRHLPVSNYQPVAGDVVDFVHQIDKGKNVFVIGGNSLVGPLLDADLFDHLIIQIAPLILGKGVPLFTQEEGQRFYQLDSLRQFGPFAELVFSRKSQK from the coding sequence ATGGCAGTATATTTTTACGGCTGTATCACCATGGATGGCTACTTGGCAGACAGCCAGCACAGGATAGACTGGCTGCATCAGCTTGGTTCTGTAGAGGATACAGGCTATGATGACTTTTACAGGCAAATGGATATCACCATCATGGGCAAGCGGACCTTTGAGGAAATCCAAGATTTGCAAGATGTAGAAAGTTTTTATCAAGCTACGGAAAACTATGTCTTTACGCATGATAGGCACCTGCCTGTCAGCAATTACCAGCCAGTAGCTGGGGATGTGGTGGACTTTGTTCACCAGATTGACAAAGGCAAAAATGTCTTTGTGATTGGTGGTAATTCCTTGGTAGGACCGCTCTTGGATGCGGATCTTTTCGACCACCTCATTATTCAGATAGCGCCCCTTATCCTGGGAAAGGGGGTTCCCCTCTTTACCCAAGAGGAAGGGCAGCGCTTTTACCAACTGGATAGCCTCAGACAATTTGGCCCTTTTGCAGAGCTGGTTTTCAGCCGAAAAAGTCAGAAATAG